A DNA window from Aestuariispira ectoiniformans contains the following coding sequences:
- a CDS encoding 1-aminocyclopropane-1-carboxylate deaminase, whose product MLEKFERYPLTFGPTPIEKLPRLSEALGDKVEIYAKREDCNSGLAFGGNKVRKLEYIVPDAIASGADTLVSIGGVQSNHTRQVAAVAAKIGMKCRLVQESWVPFEDAVYDRVGNILMSRVMGAQSEIVPDGFDIGIRESWERTLQAVRDEGGKPYGIPAGASVHKYGGLGFVGFAEEVRAQEAEMGIKFDYVIVCTVTGSTHAGMLVGFAKDGRANKVIGIDASGTIDQTRNQVMEIARNTADLVELGREITLDDLTLIPDYAYPAYGIPSAETNDAIRLAARNEGMMTDPVYEGKSMQGMIDLIRKDYFPAGSKVLYAHLGGVPAINAYSYIYRNG is encoded by the coding sequence ATGCTGGAAAAATTCGAACGCTATCCCCTCACCTTCGGCCCGACGCCTATTGAAAAGCTTCCGCGCCTATCTGAGGCCCTGGGCGATAAGGTGGAAATCTATGCGAAACGGGAGGACTGTAACTCCGGTCTGGCCTTTGGCGGGAATAAAGTGCGAAAGCTGGAATATATCGTGCCGGACGCTATCGCCTCCGGTGCCGATACGCTGGTCTCCATCGGCGGCGTACAATCCAACCATACAAGACAGGTCGCTGCCGTCGCGGCCAAAATCGGCATGAAATGCCGTCTGGTCCAGGAAAGCTGGGTTCCCTTTGAAGATGCGGTTTATGACCGGGTCGGCAATATCCTGATGAGCCGTGTGATGGGCGCGCAAAGCGAGATTGTCCCCGATGGCTTCGACATCGGTATCCGGGAGAGCTGGGAACGCACCCTGCAGGCGGTGCGTGACGAAGGCGGCAAGCCTTATGGCATTCCGGCTGGGGCGTCGGTCCATAAATATGGCGGATTGGGCTTTGTCGGCTTTGCAGAGGAAGTCCGCGCCCAGGAAGCGGAAATGGGGATTAAATTCGACTATGTCATTGTCTGCACCGTGACCGGTTCCACCCATGCAGGGATGCTTGTTGGCTTCGCCAAAGACGGGCGCGCGAACAAGGTGATCGGAATCGACGCTTCCGGTACCATCGACCAGACCCGCAATCAGGTCATGGAAATTGCCCGCAATACCGCCGACCTGGTGGAACTGGGCCGGGAGATCACCCTGGACGATCTGACCCTGATTCCGGACTATGCCTATCCGGCCTACGGCATCCCGTCGGCGGAAACCAACGATGCCATTCGCCTGGCGGCCCGCAACGAGGGCATGATGACTGATCCGGTCTATGAAGGGAAATCAATGCAGGGCATGATCGATTTGATCCGTAAGGATTATTTCCCGGCAGGGTCCAAGGTCCTCTACGCCCATCTGGGCGGCGTGCCTGCGATCAATGCCTATAGCTATATCTATCGGAACGGCTGA
- a CDS encoding TetR/AcrR family transcriptional regulator, translated as MAKSKKEMTRDAILDAAGRNFRHHGFDGVGVDGIARGAGVTSGAFYAHLGSKDGAFLNALEQGLEQTISRIPLFQRDHGADWVSAFADYYLGAAHRGNPECVCAMTSMSPDVVRASDEVRTLYQSKMDRIVDLVADGLDGDDPVVRRQRAWALLTGLIGGLTMARAVQVNGNDDMVAEVVSAVKAAAVAAAGPAKSLP; from the coding sequence ATGGCCAAAAGTAAAAAGGAAATGACCCGGGACGCGATACTCGACGCGGCCGGGCGTAATTTTCGCCATCACGGGTTTGACGGGGTTGGCGTTGATGGGATTGCCCGCGGAGCAGGGGTGACCTCTGGGGCCTTCTACGCCCATCTGGGGTCCAAGGATGGGGCTTTTCTAAATGCACTGGAGCAGGGGTTGGAGCAGACGATCTCAAGAATCCCGCTGTTCCAGAGAGATCACGGTGCAGACTGGGTTTCGGCCTTTGCCGACTATTACCTGGGGGCGGCTCATCGCGGCAATCCGGAATGCGTCTGTGCGATGACATCGATGTCGCCCGATGTGGTGCGCGCATCCGATGAGGTCAGGACCCTATATCAGAGTAAAATGGACCGGATTGTCGACCTTGTTGCCGATGGCCTGGACGGCGATGATCCGGTTGTGCGCCGACAACGGGCCTGGGCGTTGCTAACCGGGCTGATCGGGGGGCTGACCATGGCTCGTGCCGTGCAGGTCAATGGCAACGACGATATGGTTGCTGAGGTCGTGTCTGCGGTAAAGGCGGCTGCCGTGGCAGCGGCGGGTCCGGCAAAATCTCTGCCATAA
- a CDS encoding YdhR family protein: protein MRKDSQPLSPHDQHATSRRTALKLGAAGAASLLLTRFPAFAGTTIQTGEDPMQPGAFVYTELQITVPFSKVPWNDINTAIKAQPGFLNKTWFSGLGNQSAGGIYAFDTVENAQKFVTDYFPREARNFGVAQTTRVFDAAATADASLDMNSVHYGPQENNPHPKAFVYTEVQVSVPFEQAPWQDRNPVLRQQPGLLSKTWLSGLHTHTVGGVDAFDSIANARAFAIDDFPKTAKAMNAAYYTRIFDASVTEDASIAMNSPYYL, encoded by the coding sequence ATGAGAAAAGACAGCCAACCGTTATCGCCCCACGACCAGCACGCTACCAGCCGCAGGACGGCCCTGAAACTGGGCGCAGCCGGTGCAGCCTCGCTTCTATTAACCCGCTTTCCGGCATTTGCCGGTACTACCATTCAAACAGGAGAAGACCCCATGCAACCCGGCGCTTTCGTCTACACCGAACTGCAAATCACCGTGCCCTTTTCCAAAGTGCCCTGGAACGACATCAATACCGCCATCAAGGCACAACCGGGTTTTCTTAACAAAACCTGGTTCTCCGGCCTGGGCAACCAATCGGCAGGGGGCATTTATGCCTTTGATACAGTTGAAAACGCCCAGAAATTTGTCACCGATTATTTCCCACGCGAAGCCCGTAATTTCGGTGTCGCCCAGACGACGCGCGTCTTCGACGCAGCCGCTACCGCCGATGCCAGCCTGGATATGAACTCGGTCCATTACGGCCCGCAGGAGAATAATCCCCATCCCAAAGCATTCGTTTATACCGAAGTCCAGGTCAGCGTTCCCTTTGAGCAGGCACCCTGGCAGGACCGCAACCCTGTCCTGCGTCAACAGCCAGGCCTCTTGTCCAAAACCTGGCTGAGTGGCCTTCATACTCATACTGTGGGTGGTGTAGACGCCTTCGACAGCATTGCGAACGCCAGAGCCTTCGCCATTGATGATTTTCCCAAAACCGCCAAGGCAATGAATGCGGCCTATTACACCCGCATTTTCGATGCCAGTGTCACCGAGGACGCCAGCATCGCCATGAACTCCCCCTACTATCTTTAA
- a CDS encoding substrate-binding periplasmic protein, translating into MDVLMEELPPFNYVVNGRAEGFTVDVVRELLDRANIQPQGGKIKLLPWKRAYLLAQGDKPVLLLTTTRTEDREHLFKWVGPLYRREQWLYRLAGNDAVSIRSLKDLRGHSIVVIQESANHQLLLEGGYVDPQDIYVTSSVESKLKMLLHGRVDVASFLPLEVAYALRQQKIPVDRFEKLVLLSGKYTYYLALSLATPDETVSRLQNAFDGMVADGTYQSILDRHL; encoded by the coding sequence ATGGACGTACTGATGGAGGAGTTACCGCCCTTTAATTATGTCGTAAACGGCAGGGCGGAGGGATTTACCGTCGACGTTGTGCGCGAACTCCTCGACCGCGCGAATATTCAGCCTCAAGGCGGGAAGATCAAACTGCTGCCCTGGAAGCGTGCCTATCTATTGGCGCAGGGGGACAAGCCTGTCTTGCTGTTGACCACGACCAGGACGGAAGACAGGGAGCATTTGTTTAAATGGGTCGGGCCGCTATACCGGCGGGAGCAATGGCTGTACCGGCTGGCGGGCAATGATGCGGTTTCGATCCGCAGCCTGAAGGATTTGAGGGGCCATTCCATCGTTGTGATACAGGAATCGGCGAACCATCAGCTTCTGCTGGAAGGGGGATATGTCGATCCCCAGGACATTTACGTCACCAGTTCCGTAGAGTCCAAACTCAAGATGTTGTTGCATGGGCGTGTCGATGTTGCCTCCTTCCTGCCGTTGGAGGTCGCTTACGCATTGCGGCAACAGAAAATTCCCGTCGACAGATTTGAGAAGCTGGTTTTGCTGTCAGGCAAATATACCTACTATCTTGCACTCAGCCTGGCGACACCTGACGAAACCGTTTCGCGGCTACAGAACGCCTTTGACGGCATGGTGGCGGACGGCACCTATCAGTCCATTCTTGACCGCCATTTGTAG
- a CDS encoding DMT family transporter, with protein MTEIALETNDSNDEKLGRLLLLLTPAFMCANMLMARASADLFPPVALAFWRWAIAFLVLSLFIGPRLWRARRHMLREWKDLAVLGGLGMGICGAFVYIGADSTSATNIGLIYSASPLIIILLSRLFYGERLSGRQNLGVFMGLLGVLAIIARGDPMSLLRLQFTTGDLWIISATTGWAVYSVLMRHRPSAMDMGTRFGAIILFGVLTLSPFMLWEGIAVEAPTLTWKTAGTVAFLALIAGLAAYGCYAKLQRLMGASKASLVLYMVPIYNTALAYLLLGETLQDYHWIGAALVLPGLWLATRKPKAS; from the coding sequence ATGACAGAAATCGCCCTTGAGACAAATGACAGCAATGATGAAAAGCTGGGACGGCTGCTCCTGCTGCTGACCCCTGCCTTCATGTGCGCCAACATGCTGATGGCGCGGGCCAGTGCGGACCTGTTCCCGCCAGTGGCCCTTGCCTTCTGGCGTTGGGCCATTGCCTTTCTGGTCTTGTCGCTGTTCATCGGACCCCGTCTTTGGCGCGCGCGTCGCCATATGCTGCGTGAGTGGAAAGACCTGGCTGTTCTGGGCGGGTTGGGCATGGGGATTTGCGGTGCCTTTGTCTACATCGGCGCGGATAGCACATCAGCCACCAATATCGGCCTGATCTATTCCGCCTCCCCCCTGATAATTATCCTGTTGTCACGGCTGTTTTACGGTGAACGCCTCTCGGGACGCCAGAACCTTGGTGTCTTTATGGGATTGCTTGGTGTATTGGCCATCATTGCGCGGGGCGATCCGATGAGCCTCCTGCGCCTGCAATTCACCACCGGCGATCTTTGGATCATCAGCGCCACCACCGGCTGGGCAGTCTATTCGGTTCTCATGCGCCATCGGCCAAGCGCCATGGACATGGGAACCCGCTTTGGCGCGATAATCCTGTTCGGTGTCCTGACGTTATCGCCCTTTATGCTGTGGGAGGGCATTGCCGTAGAGGCTCCGACCCTGACCTGGAAAACCGCCGGGACTGTCGCCTTCCTGGCCCTGATCGCAGGCCTTGCCGCCTATGGTTGCTATGCCAAACTGCAGCGCCTCATGGGGGCATCCAAGGCAAGCCTCGTGCTTTACATGGTGCCGATCTACAACACGGCGCTCGCCTATTTGTTGTTGGGTGAAACACTGCAGGACTATCACTGGATCGGCGCGGCGCTGGTGTTGCCGGGCCTGTGGCTGGCGACCCGCAAGCCAAAAGCAAGCTAG
- a CDS encoding substrate-binding periplasmic protein has product MNFVLRRIVWPLVISILPFIAMARADDAVRLTNGEWPPYFSEEMKNGGLGSQIVREAFELAGKTVEYGYYPWKRAYVLAETGHWDGSVLWGWSEERQKAFYISDPVFEAREVFFYRRDETFDWDKLDDLHDLRIAGNVGYFYGPDFHAAADAEVFKLDLATSAVTSIKKLLAGRVDAYIDDEIVGLHVLHSQFGPDQAAKITVHPKAVWVTPLYLLLSRKKESNAETIKAFNLGLRRLRQSGRYYQLLAQATNPNGS; this is encoded by the coding sequence ATGAATTTTGTTCTGCGGCGGATTGTATGGCCTCTGGTCATTTCAATATTACCTTTTATTGCAATGGCCCGCGCCGATGATGCCGTACGCCTGACAAATGGCGAATGGCCGCCCTATTTTTCGGAAGAGATGAAAAACGGCGGACTTGGCTCTCAAATTGTCCGCGAAGCCTTCGAACTGGCGGGCAAGACCGTCGAATACGGCTATTACCCTTGGAAACGGGCCTATGTTCTGGCGGAGACCGGCCATTGGGATGGCTCGGTCCTGTGGGGGTGGTCCGAGGAACGGCAGAAGGCCTTCTATATCAGCGACCCGGTGTTCGAAGCCCGCGAGGTCTTTTTCTATCGTCGGGACGAGACATTCGACTGGGACAAGCTGGACGATCTGCACGATCTGAGGATTGCCGGTAACGTTGGATATTTCTACGGCCCCGATTTTCATGCCGCCGCAGATGCCGAGGTTTTCAAGCTGGATCTTGCGACCAGCGCCGTCACCAGCATCAAGAAGCTGCTCGCCGGTCGGGTGGATGCCTATATTGACGACGAAATTGTCGGGTTACATGTCCTGCACAGCCAATTCGGCCCCGACCAGGCTGCGAAAATCACTGTCCACCCCAAAGCCGTCTGGGTGACACCTCTCTATCTGCTGTTATCGCGCAAGAAAGAATCCAATGCGGAAACGATCAAGGCCTTTAACCTGGGCCTGAGACGCCTGCGCCAGTCCGGTCGCTATTATCAATTGCTGGCCCAGGCGACCAACCCCAACGGCAGCTAG
- a CDS encoding FecCD family ABC transporter permease, with protein sequence MASGAGSVMGRFQYRRSYRLLLLVLAGLLLLSAGFAVTAGPVPIPMETAWKVALHKAFPDWIEMNWSQGRDRIIWDLRFPRVILGFLVGAGLSVVGSALQAATRNPLADPYLFGVSSGAALGAVAVIVHLGDFAGIYSLPIAAFLGALLSLALLLGLTQRQRTLAPERLVLAGVAVSFALMAGTNFLIFLGDQRAAHSVVFWMLGGLGLARWDQLWIPAAAVFGGIAWLYLQGHRMNALLMGEETAVSLGVDVNRFRISLFVVCALMAGVLVALTGAIGFVGLMVPHIVRMVVGGDNRRLLPACALIGGIFLVWVDVLARVTLAPQELPIGIITAALGSVFFMWMMRRGN encoded by the coding sequence ATGGCATCCGGCGCAGGTTCCGTTATGGGGCGCTTTCAGTATCGGCGCAGTTACCGGCTTTTGCTGTTAGTTCTGGCCGGGCTGTTGTTGCTGTCTGCCGGATTTGCGGTGACGGCGGGGCCGGTCCCGATCCCGATGGAAACGGCATGGAAGGTGGCCCTGCATAAAGCCTTTCCGGACTGGATTGAAATGAACTGGAGCCAGGGCCGGGACCGGATTATCTGGGATTTGCGTTTCCCGCGCGTAATCCTGGGTTTTCTGGTCGGGGCGGGATTGTCCGTTGTGGGGAGCGCGCTTCAGGCCGCAACCCGCAACCCGCTGGCAGACCCCTATCTTTTCGGCGTGTCGTCCGGTGCTGCCCTGGGGGCGGTGGCGGTTATTGTTCATCTGGGGGATTTCGCCGGGATTTATTCCCTGCCGATTGCGGCATTCCTGGGGGCATTATTGTCGCTTGCCCTGCTTTTGGGGCTGACACAAAGACAAAGAACACTGGCGCCGGAGCGCCTTGTGCTGGCGGGCGTTGCGGTGTCCTTTGCCCTTATGGCAGGAACCAATTTTCTGATCTTTCTGGGCGACCAGCGGGCCGCCCATTCTGTGGTCTTCTGGATGCTGGGCGGGTTGGGATTGGCGCGATGGGATCAACTCTGGATTCCAGCGGCAGCGGTCTTTGGTGGTATTGCCTGGCTTTATTTGCAGGGGCATCGGATGAATGCGCTTTTGATGGGGGAGGAGACGGCGGTATCGCTGGGCGTGGACGTCAACCGTTTCCGCATTTCCCTATTCGTGGTCTGCGCCCTGATGGCGGGTGTGCTGGTGGCGCTGACGGGCGCAATCGGCTTTGTCGGCCTGATGGTTCCCCATATTGTGCGGATGGTCGTTGGCGGTGACAACCGTCGCCTGCTGCCCGCCTGCGCCCTGATTGGCGGAATATTCCTGGTTTGGGTGGATGTACTCGCACGGGTGACGCTGGCGCCCCAGGAACTGCCGATCGGGATTATCACCGCAGCCTTGGGAAGTGTCTTTTTCATGTGGATGATGCGGCGTGGAAACTAG
- a CDS encoding ABC transporter substrate-binding protein, translated as MKKLHALLSAGFLSCLAAGPALASGFPVSVESCGRTVTFDRAPTRAISHDLNMSEMMFALGLQDHMAGLTGITGWYKMTESFKAAMGTLPELAPKTPNVEALLSVNPDFFFAGWNYGMKPGGPVTPDTLGTFGIPVYELTESCIHLDKNRPRVSMDTMYTDVLNIGKIFGRGEQAQALVDGWRERIDAVKAARVGGLAPRVFLYDSGEEKPFTAGKFAMPTAMIEAAGGRNVMDDVETSWGRVNWETVADRNPEFIILVDYQNETHWQDLWSFLEGHPAMSVTDAVKNKRYLRLKYAEITPGPANIEAVEKLAAALKGASG; from the coding sequence ATGAAAAAGCTTCATGCCCTGCTGTCTGCAGGATTTTTATCGTGCCTTGCCGCAGGCCCGGCCCTGGCAAGCGGCTTTCCTGTGTCGGTGGAAAGCTGCGGTCGCACCGTGACATTCGACCGGGCCCCCACGCGTGCCATTTCCCACGACCTGAATATGTCAGAGATGATGTTTGCCCTGGGCCTGCAGGATCATATGGCTGGTCTGACGGGGATTACCGGCTGGTACAAGATGACTGAAAGTTTCAAGGCGGCCATGGGCACACTGCCGGAACTGGCCCCGAAAACCCCCAACGTGGAAGCCCTGTTAAGCGTAAATCCGGATTTCTTCTTCGCCGGTTGGAACTATGGCATGAAGCCCGGCGGGCCAGTGACGCCGGATACCCTGGGAACCTTTGGCATCCCGGTCTATGAACTGACGGAAAGCTGCATCCATCTGGATAAAAACCGCCCTCGCGTGAGCATGGACACCATGTATACCGATGTCCTGAATATCGGCAAAATCTTTGGCCGGGGGGAACAGGCACAGGCGCTGGTCGATGGCTGGAGGGAGCGGATTGACGCGGTCAAGGCGGCCAGGGTCGGTGGCTTGGCACCCCGTGTTTTTCTGTATGATTCCGGAGAGGAAAAGCCATTTACCGCCGGCAAATTCGCCATGCCCACGGCGATGATCGAAGCGGCGGGCGGCAGAAATGTGATGGATGATGTGGAAACAAGCTGGGGGCGGGTGAACTGGGAAACGGTTGCGGATCGTAACCCCGAGTTCATCATTCTCGTGGATTACCAGAACGAGACCCATTGGCAGGACCTTTGGTCATTCCTGGAAGGACATCCCGCCATGTCGGTTACCGATGCGGTGAAGAACAAACGCTATCTGCGGCTGAAATATGCGGAAATCACGCCGGGGCCTGCAAATATCGAGGCTGTGGAAAAACTGGCTGCGGCGCTGAAAGGTGCATCTGGCTGA
- a CDS encoding ABC transporter ATP-binding protein — protein sequence MRPESYNRADVIATPGQSAAVAIEGLTLTAPQCEVEILRNISLEISAGERIGIIGPNGAGKSSLLKCLYRFQKPGGGRVLIDGKDIWKQPPAAIARSVAAVLQEYPADFAFTVRQVVQMGRVPHKKGFQRNTHTDVQIARNALDQLGLMHLEKRQFASLSGGEKQRVMVARALVQEPRLLILDEPTNHLDIRYQLDVLSLVSRLGVTLISTIHDLNLAAAYFDRLLLMSKGAVVADGSPQDVLTRENLSDVFAVDVMLDSHPIHARPRITYHHILSPKEDQTL from the coding sequence ATGCGCCCGGAAAGCTATAACCGTGCCGATGTCATCGCTACACCCGGCCAGTCGGCGGCTGTTGCAATCGAAGGGCTGACCCTGACTGCCCCGCAGTGTGAGGTGGAAATCCTGCGTAACATCTCGCTGGAGATTTCCGCCGGGGAACGGATCGGCATTATTGGCCCGAATGGCGCGGGCAAGTCGTCGCTGTTGAAATGCCTCTACAGGTTTCAAAAACCGGGTGGTGGCCGTGTCCTGATCGACGGCAAGGATATCTGGAAGCAACCGCCTGCGGCGATCGCCCGAAGTGTGGCGGCTGTCCTGCAGGAATATCCGGCCGATTTTGCCTTCACCGTTCGTCAGGTGGTGCAGATGGGGCGCGTGCCTCATAAGAAAGGCTTTCAGCGCAACACGCATACCGACGTTCAGATTGCCCGGAACGCCCTGGATCAACTGGGGTTGATGCATCTGGAAAAGCGACAGTTCGCCAGCTTGTCCGGAGGCGAGAAGCAGCGTGTTATGGTGGCCCGTGCCCTGGTGCAGGAACCGCGGTTGCTGATCCTGGACGAACCTACCAATCATCTGGATATCCGATACCAGTTGGATGTGCTGTCTCTGGTCAGCCGGTTGGGCGTTACCCTGATTTCCACCATTCATGACCTGAACTTGGCCGCTGCCTATTTCGACCGGCTTCTACTGATGTCGAAAGGTGCTGTTGTGGCCGATGGTTCACCGCAGGATGTTCTGACGCGGGAAAACCTGTCGGATGTCTTCGCCGTAGACGTCATGCTGGACAGTCATCCGATACATGCGCGCCCGCGTATTACCTATCACCATATCCTGTCTCCGAAAGAGGATCAGACCCTATGA
- a CDS encoding DUF2182 domain-containing protein, with protein sequence MAGSRLMRMPRAHELAPLAGLLGVAALSWAYLGFDAARMADDMAIMKATPMAMNSPWSAASLTVAFLMWTVMMVGMMLPSAAPAIMLYRAMAKKRVGEGRHRLAFWLFTAGYLAVWTGFSALAVLMQAGLQSATLLSPMLVSKSGVFSGVLLVAAGIYQWLPFKDACLSKCRSPMSLFLFHWRPGRAGAFLMGLEHGALCLGCCWALMLLLFTAGVMNLIWVGLITAYVFVEKLLPAGDVIGRIAGVVMAVAGLSLIF encoded by the coding sequence ATGGCGGGTTCTCGCCTCATGCGCATGCCCCGCGCCCATGAACTGGCCCCTTTGGCTGGATTGTTGGGCGTGGCGGCATTGTCCTGGGCTTACCTCGGGTTTGATGCCGCGCGTATGGCCGATGATATGGCGATCATGAAAGCCACGCCCATGGCGATGAATTCGCCCTGGTCCGCGGCAAGCCTGACAGTGGCCTTTCTGATGTGGACGGTCATGATGGTGGGGATGATGCTGCCCAGTGCAGCCCCCGCCATCATGCTGTACCGCGCGATGGCGAAAAAGCGGGTGGGCGAAGGCCGTCATCGGTTGGCATTCTGGTTATTCACGGCTGGTTATCTCGCCGTCTGGACAGGGTTCAGCGCCTTGGCGGTGCTGATGCAGGCGGGGCTGCAATCGGCTACGTTGCTGTCCCCCATGCTGGTATCGAAGAGCGGTGTTTTCAGCGGTGTTTTGCTTGTCGCAGCGGGAATTTACCAGTGGTTGCCCTTCAAGGATGCCTGCCTGAGTAAATGCCGGTCACCGATGTCCCTTTTCCTGTTTCACTGGCGTCCGGGCCGGGCGGGGGCTTTCCTCATGGGGCTGGAGCACGGGGCATTATGTCTTGGCTGTTGCTGGGCGCTGATGCTCCTGTTGTTCACGGCAGGTGTTATGAACCTGATCTGGGTTGGCCTGATTACGGCCTATGTCTTCGTTGAAAAACTTCTTCCTGCCGGGGACGTAATTGGCAGAATTGCCGGGGTTGTGATGGCTGTGGCCGGTCTTTCCCTGATTTTTTAA
- a CDS encoding DUF1326 domain-containing protein: MSKWNIKGQYMETCSCEFICPCITSNLSAEPSEGVCKAAIALHIDEGSKDGTDLAGISFVIVLESPGPMDQGNIRAGLIIDSGASDAQADAISQIATGAVGGPMEALVPLVGEVVGVERCSVSYEQDDMKATVKAGDLVDHVAEGIPSVSREGKPVMLTNTSHPVSPDLAIARATKSKFNVFGIDWSDATGTRNGHFSTFSWAN, from the coding sequence ATGAGCAAATGGAATATCAAGGGACAGTATATGGAAACCTGCAGTTGCGAGTTTATCTGTCCTTGCATCACGTCCAACCTGTCGGCTGAACCAAGCGAAGGAGTATGCAAGGCGGCAATCGCCCTGCATATCGATGAAGGCAGCAAGGATGGGACCGATCTTGCCGGTATCTCCTTTGTGATTGTACTGGAATCACCCGGACCGATGGATCAGGGAAATATCAGGGCAGGCCTGATTATTGATTCCGGGGCCAGTGATGCGCAGGCCGACGCGATCAGCCAGATTGCCACGGGTGCGGTCGGTGGGCCGATGGAGGCATTGGTGCCGCTGGTCGGCGAGGTTGTCGGCGTAGAACGCTGTTCGGTCAGTTATGAGCAGGATGACATGAAGGCCACCGTCAAGGCGGGCGACCTGGTCGACCATGTCGCAGAGGGCATTCCCAGCGTATCCCGCGAAGGAAAGCCGGTCATGCTGACCAATACCAGTCATCCGGTGTCACCGGACCTGGCGATAGCCCGGGCAACAAAGTCCAAATTCAATGTCTTTGGCATTGATTGGTCGGATGCCACCGGGACGCGCAATGGGCATTTCTCGACCTTTAGCTGGGCCAATTAA
- a CDS encoding aminotransferase-like domain-containing protein, with protein sequence MPLVTLRRNTARPLVDQIVEGIIRAIDGHDVRPGAKLPSIRNFAKDHGVSRFTVVDAYDRLVAQGYLSSRRGSGFYAIDPHPHHSIPDQGVNYRNNEEVVWLIRRLLDSGHDLTLVGGPWLPRSWLDEAALRKGLRHLAGQDGDHILDYGHPAGFGPLREQIAEVLLPEIGIKASPSQILLTTGASQALDLVIRHLLKPGDAVLVDDPGYYNLFGNLRASGIRLISVPRGLKGPDVDVLEAKAAETHPKLYFTQSVLQNPTGTSMSPAVTHRVLQAAVNHDFLVVEDDIFSDLSLENIPRLATLDQLSRVIYLRSFSKTLSGSLRVGFIASSPLLIQSLTETKMVTSITTSLLAEKLIHQMLTDGHYRKLTARLRTKIGDANSRLHDAFDKIGITTIAPDNPSMFLWGRYRDIEDSLPIAEHASHEGLLLAPGTVFRPSLQPSPWMRFNVAVCDNPGVLKKLKFLPDTLRR encoded by the coding sequence ATGCCTCTGGTAACACTTCGCCGAAATACCGCTCGCCCCCTTGTCGACCAGATTGTCGAGGGCATCATTCGCGCAATAGACGGCCATGATGTCAGGCCGGGAGCCAAGCTGCCCTCTATTCGCAATTTCGCCAAAGACCATGGCGTTAGCCGGTTTACAGTAGTAGACGCCTATGACCGGTTGGTCGCACAAGGCTACCTGTCTTCACGTCGGGGGTCGGGTTTCTACGCAATCGACCCGCATCCGCATCATTCAATTCCGGATCAGGGCGTAAATTACCGCAACAATGAAGAGGTCGTCTGGCTGATCCGCCGATTGCTGGATTCCGGTCACGACCTGACCCTGGTCGGCGGCCCGTGGTTGCCCAGAAGCTGGTTGGATGAAGCCGCCCTTCGCAAGGGATTGCGTCATTTGGCCGGACAGGATGGTGATCATATTCTGGATTATGGGCACCCGGCGGGATTTGGGCCGTTGCGCGAACAGATCGCAGAAGTTCTGCTGCCCGAAATCGGGATAAAAGCCTCGCCGTCCCAAATTCTGCTGACCACCGGGGCAAGCCAGGCGCTGGACCTAGTCATCCGTCACCTTTTAAAGCCTGGCGATGCCGTCCTCGTGGACGATCCGGGATATTACAATCTGTTTGGAAACCTGCGTGCTAGTGGCATCCGGCTTATCAGTGTTCCGCGAGGTCTGAAAGGCCCGGATGTGGACGTTCTGGAAGCCAAGGCAGCGGAAACACACCCAAAACTCTATTTCACCCAGTCCGTTCTGCAAAACCCCACGGGGACCAGCATGTCGCCCGCCGTCACGCACCGCGTCCTGCAGGCGGCAGTCAACCATGACTTCCTCGTGGTTGAAGACGATATCTTCAGCGACCTGAGCCTGGAAAACATTCCCCGGCTTGCCACGCTGGACCAACTCTCCCGCGTGATCTATCTGCGCAGTTTTTCCAAGACCCTGTCCGGCAGCCTGCGTGTCGGTTTTATCGCCTCCAGCCCGCTTTTGATCCAAAGCCTGACCGAAACAAAGATGGTAACCAGCATCACCACATCATTGCTGGCGGAGAAACTGATCCATCAAATGCTGACCGACGGCCATTACCGCAAGCTTACCGCCCGACTGCGCACCAAAATCGGTGACGCCAACAGCCGCCTGCATGATGCCTTCGACAAAATCGGGATCACCACAATCGCGCCGGACAATCCATCCATGTTCCTCTGGGGCCGCTATCGCGATATCGAGGACTCGCTGCCGATCGCGGAACACGCCAGCCACGAGGGTCTCTTACTCGCCCCCGGCACCGTCTTCCGCCCCAGCCTGCAACCGTCGCCCTGGATGCGTTTCAATGTGGCCGTCTGCGACAATCCAGGGGTCTTGAAGAAGTTGAAGTTCCTCCCCGACACCCTACGACGGTGA